From the Myripristis murdjan chromosome 14, fMyrMur1.1, whole genome shotgun sequence genome, one window contains:
- the LOC115371117 gene encoding clathrin interactor 1 isoform X2, with the protein MLNMWKVRELVDKATNVVMNYSEIESKVREATNDDPWGPSGQLMGEIAKSTFMYEQFPEVMNMLWTRMLKDNKKNWRRVYKALLLLAYLIRNGSERVVTSAREHIYDLRSLENYHFIDENGKDQGINVRQKVKEMVEFVQDDDRLREERKKAKKNKDKYIGVSSDSMGGGGGGTFKNSGSSELDRNKWDEDWDKSRGAFPFSEKLGEISDKIGSTIDDTLNKFRKKERDDSPDRISDSEEDRVSRNGRQEKLEFKDEEETVTTKSIQITQATETTTTTTRKRSGATGSKTLDLGAAAHYTGDRSPEEKPSVRQSSSSGLADLLMVDPSSNQSTTTGAASSNGNGEFGDWNAFSANPPASSSTGPSQPVTDLFSSIQSSSAPASNPASVPPSAELFDLMGGVNHQLTNQHTTLSASQSMTFSLGGAPPGTTVAMPTIPLSRSQQSLGGLMSQQPMGQQQKVGVGGQGSLGSTWSDPSVNISLDFLSAGLNPTKTPPTLNNIIQQQGVPPVNLLAQNFGGLNLNSPPSVTPIRPTTNPMMAGNTMTMGMPASMAAGMPASMATGTMGMGGIPVNQGVMGMNMSMNMGMASPVMMGGMAGMGMSGVGMPAMGLAHSITPAMVPPKQDAFANFGNFGK; encoded by the exons ATGCTGAATATGTGGAAAGTCAGAGAGCTGGTGGACAAAGC CACCAATGTGGTGATGAACTACTCTGAGATCGAGTCCAAGGTGAGAGAGGCCACCAATGACGACCCCTGGGGACCCTCAGGACAACTGATGGGAGAGATAGCCAA gTCTACCTTCATGTATGAACAGTTCCCAGAGGTGATGAACATGCTGTGGACCAGGATGCTGAAGGACAACAAGAAGAACTGGAGACGGGTCTACAAG GCTTTACTTCTCTTGGCCTACCTGATCAGGAATGGGTCTGAGAGAGTCGTCACCAGCGCCAGAGAACACATTTATGATCTGCGGTCACTAGAGAACTACCACTTCATTG ATGAGAACGGTAAGGATCAGGGCATCAACGTGCGTCAGAAGGTGAAGGAGATGGTGGAGTTTGTGCAGGATGATGATagactgagagaggagaggaagaaagccaagaagaacaaagacaaatacatCGGAGTCTCTTCAGACAGcatgggaggagggggaggcggcACCTTTAAGAACT CTGGGAGTAGCGAGTTGGACCGGAATAAGTGGGATGAAGATTGGGATAAGAGCAGAGGAGCATTCCCCTTCAGTGAGAAGCTCGGAGAAATCAGTGACAAGATTGGCAGCACCATTGATGACACACTCAACAAGTTCAGGAAGAAGGAGCGAGACGACTCCCCTGACAGAATCAG TGACAGTGAGGAGGACCGGGTATCCAGGAACGGGCGGCAGGAGAAACTAGAGTTcaaagatgaggaggaaacGGTAACAACCAAGAGCATCCAGATCACCCAAGCAACAgaaaccacaaccaccaccacgcGGAAACGCAGCGGAGCCACAGGCAGCAAGACTCTGGACCTGGGTGCTGCAGCCCATTACACTGGAGACAGGAGCCCAGAGGAGAAG CCATCAGTCAGGCAGTCGTCCAGTAGCGGTCTTGCAGACCTGTTGATGGTTGACCCTTCATCTAATCAGAGCACTACAACAG GTGCAGCATCATCCAATGGAAATGGAGAATTTGGAGATTGGAATGCCTTCTCAGCCAATCccccagcttcctccagcactgGTCCCTCCCAGCCCGTCACTGACCTGTTCAGCAGCATCCAGTCATCTTCAGCTCCAGCCTCTAATCCTGCCTCTGTCCCTCCTTCTGCTGAGCTCTTTGACCTGATGGGCGGGGTTAACCATCAATTAACCAATCAGCATACGACACTGAGCGCTTCTCAGAGCATGACTTTCTCTCTGGGCGGAGCACCACCAGGCACTACTGTTGCCATGCCCACCATCCCTCTTTCTCGCTCCCAACAG AGCCTGGGAGGCCTGATGTCCCAGCAGCCCATGGGACAGCAGCAGAAGGTAGGGGTTGGAGGTCAGGGATCATTAGGGTCAACCTGGTCCGACCCCTCTGTAAACATTAGCCTGGACTTCCTATCAGCAGGCCTCAACCCCACCAAGACACCACCCACTCTGAACAATATCATCCAGCAACAAG GTGTGCCTCCCGTCAACTTACTGGCCCAGAACTTTGGAGGGTTGAACCTCAACTCCCCACCCTCTGTCACACCCATCAGACCAACAACCAATCCCATGATGGCAGGGAACACCATGACGATGGGCATGCCGGCGTCTATGGCAGCTGGTATGCCGGCCTCAATGGCAACGGGTACCATGGGGATGGGCGGAATCCCTGTCAACCAAGGCGTGATGGGAATGAACATGAGCATGAATATGGGCATGGCGTCTCCAGTGATGATGGGTGGCATGGCTGGTATGGGGATGTCAGGAGTAGGGATGCCAGCCATGGGCCTTGCACACTCCATCACCCCAGCAATGGTGCCACCCAAACAAGATGCCTTCGCTAACTTTGGCAATTTCGGGAAATGA
- the LOC115371117 gene encoding clathrin interactor 1 isoform X1, whose translation MLNMWKVRELVDKATNVVMNYSEIESKVREATNDDPWGPSGQLMGEIAKSTFMYEQFPEVMNMLWTRMLKDNKKNWRRVYKALLLLAYLIRNGSERVVTSAREHIYDLRSLENYHFIDENGKDQGINVRQKVKEMVEFVQDDDRLREERKKAKKNKDKYIGVSSDSMGGGGGGTFKNSGSSELDRNKWDEDWDKSRGAFPFSEKLGEISDKIGSTIDDTLNKFRKKERDDSPDRISDSEEDRVSRNGRQEKLEFKDEEETVTTKSIQITQATETTTTTTRKRSGATGSKTLDLGAAAHYTGDRSPEEKPSVRQSSSSGLADLLMVDPSSNQSTTTGGSSDLIGGFADFSSPAASASLPSTTGAASSNGNGEFGDWNAFSANPPASSSTGPSQPVTDLFSSIQSSSAPASNPASVPPSAELFDLMGGVNHQLTNQHTTLSASQSMTFSLGGAPPGTTVAMPTIPLSRSQQSLGGLMSQQPMGQQQKVGVGGQGSLGSTWSDPSVNISLDFLSAGLNPTKTPPTLNNIIQQQGVPPVNLLAQNFGGLNLNSPPSVTPIRPTTNPMMAGNTMTMGMPASMAAGMPASMATGTMGMGGIPVNQGVMGMNMSMNMGMASPVMMGGMAGMGMSGVGMPAMGLAHSITPAMVPPKQDAFANFGNFGK comes from the exons ATGCTGAATATGTGGAAAGTCAGAGAGCTGGTGGACAAAGC CACCAATGTGGTGATGAACTACTCTGAGATCGAGTCCAAGGTGAGAGAGGCCACCAATGACGACCCCTGGGGACCCTCAGGACAACTGATGGGAGAGATAGCCAA gTCTACCTTCATGTATGAACAGTTCCCAGAGGTGATGAACATGCTGTGGACCAGGATGCTGAAGGACAACAAGAAGAACTGGAGACGGGTCTACAAG GCTTTACTTCTCTTGGCCTACCTGATCAGGAATGGGTCTGAGAGAGTCGTCACCAGCGCCAGAGAACACATTTATGATCTGCGGTCACTAGAGAACTACCACTTCATTG ATGAGAACGGTAAGGATCAGGGCATCAACGTGCGTCAGAAGGTGAAGGAGATGGTGGAGTTTGTGCAGGATGATGATagactgagagaggagaggaagaaagccaagaagaacaaagacaaatacatCGGAGTCTCTTCAGACAGcatgggaggagggggaggcggcACCTTTAAGAACT CTGGGAGTAGCGAGTTGGACCGGAATAAGTGGGATGAAGATTGGGATAAGAGCAGAGGAGCATTCCCCTTCAGTGAGAAGCTCGGAGAAATCAGTGACAAGATTGGCAGCACCATTGATGACACACTCAACAAGTTCAGGAAGAAGGAGCGAGACGACTCCCCTGACAGAATCAG TGACAGTGAGGAGGACCGGGTATCCAGGAACGGGCGGCAGGAGAAACTAGAGTTcaaagatgaggaggaaacGGTAACAACCAAGAGCATCCAGATCACCCAAGCAACAgaaaccacaaccaccaccacgcGGAAACGCAGCGGAGCCACAGGCAGCAAGACTCTGGACCTGGGTGCTGCAGCCCATTACACTGGAGACAGGAGCCCAGAGGAGAAG CCATCAGTCAGGCAGTCGTCCAGTAGCGGTCTTGCAGACCTGTTGATGGTTGACCCTTCATCTAATCAGAGCACTACAACAG gtgGCAGTTCAGACCTTATTGGTGGCTTTGCTgatttctcctctcctgcagccTCTGCCAGCCTCCCATCCACCACCG GTGCAGCATCATCCAATGGAAATGGAGAATTTGGAGATTGGAATGCCTTCTCAGCCAATCccccagcttcctccagcactgGTCCCTCCCAGCCCGTCACTGACCTGTTCAGCAGCATCCAGTCATCTTCAGCTCCAGCCTCTAATCCTGCCTCTGTCCCTCCTTCTGCTGAGCTCTTTGACCTGATGGGCGGGGTTAACCATCAATTAACCAATCAGCATACGACACTGAGCGCTTCTCAGAGCATGACTTTCTCTCTGGGCGGAGCACCACCAGGCACTACTGTTGCCATGCCCACCATCCCTCTTTCTCGCTCCCAACAG AGCCTGGGAGGCCTGATGTCCCAGCAGCCCATGGGACAGCAGCAGAAGGTAGGGGTTGGAGGTCAGGGATCATTAGGGTCAACCTGGTCCGACCCCTCTGTAAACATTAGCCTGGACTTCCTATCAGCAGGCCTCAACCCCACCAAGACACCACCCACTCTGAACAATATCATCCAGCAACAAG GTGTGCCTCCCGTCAACTTACTGGCCCAGAACTTTGGAGGGTTGAACCTCAACTCCCCACCCTCTGTCACACCCATCAGACCAACAACCAATCCCATGATGGCAGGGAACACCATGACGATGGGCATGCCGGCGTCTATGGCAGCTGGTATGCCGGCCTCAATGGCAACGGGTACCATGGGGATGGGCGGAATCCCTGTCAACCAAGGCGTGATGGGAATGAACATGAGCATGAATATGGGCATGGCGTCTCCAGTGATGATGGGTGGCATGGCTGGTATGGGGATGTCAGGAGTAGGGATGCCAGCCATGGGCCTTGCACACTCCATCACCCCAGCAATGGTGCCACCCAAACAAGATGCCTTCGCTAACTTTGGCAATTTCGGGAAATGA